From Lolium perenne isolate Kyuss_39 chromosome 5, Kyuss_2.0, whole genome shotgun sequence, a single genomic window includes:
- the LOC127325893 gene encoding putative F-box protein At1g32420, with amino-acid sequence MATASTFLPQDVLASILVRLPGSDLRRLRRVCKQWRDIISDTKFIHAHMVQKPRLPPTHTIVFFPGCDYGSSKDLPNGRGFLFDEHWQLTAELAVGRWDKLIGACNGLLCFLESGQGSIKIVEPFTGESLVVPQPPDVSGPRWTVNPAAYCFGFDAMSRRYKIVHHGYLEDSSPREGESVDDEELHVYTVGTCKSWTRVHVAHKVYGEAYGDPSCVDGAVYWPTRSGHGKRGTYEKLVRFDLATEKVTLEAAVRLRLDAPGSEMADYCKLVDSTPCVVTYGRHCEWDVWFPEAEEGGVGCLPGAWVLLSDWTDGGLYLRSMKRSLEFGPRKVLFEASKGEPPAYSYNGRVSFVPAHRRQQLPIAGGPQRPSEQYSGNTFGYTPTVSAAPLALYLGTPSP; translated from the coding sequence ATGGCAACCGCCAGCACGTTCTTACCGCAAGATGTCCTAGCCAGCATCTTGGTCCGCCTCCCGGGGAGCGACCTCCGGCGCCTCCGCCGCGTCTGCAAACAGTGGAGGGACATCATCTCCGACACCAAATTCATCCACGCTCACATGGTCCAGAAGCCACGGCTGCCCCCGACCCACACCATTGTCTTCTTTCCGGGATGCGACTATGGCAGCTCCAAAGATCTACCGAATGGCAGGGGCTTCCTATTCGACGAGCACTGGCAGCTCACGGCCGAGCTCGCAGTTGGCAGGTGGGATAAGCTGATAGGCGCTTGCAACGGCCTGCTCTGCTTCCTGGAATCTGGCCAGGGCTCCATCAAAATTGTAGAGCCATTCACCGGCGAGTCGCTCGTGGTGCCACAACCACCAGATGTGTCGGGGCCAAGGTGGACAGTCAACCCTGCAGCTTACTGCTTTGGTTTCGATGCTATGTCCAGGCGATACAAGATCGTACACCATGGCTACCTCGAAGACAGCAGCCCACGAGAGGGAGAgtctgttgatgatgaagaactgCACGTGTACACGGTGGGGACATGCAAAAGCTGGACGAGGGTGCACGTGGCCCACAAGGTATACGGAGAGGCATACGGCGACCCTTCGTGTGTGGATGGGGCTGTGTACTGGCCCACGAGAAGTGGTCATGGGAAGCGTGGCACATACGAGAAGCTCGTGCGCTTTGATCTGGCGACGGAGAAGGTCACACTGGAGGCGGCCGTGCGCTTGCGGCTGGATGCCCCAGGGTCAGAGATGGCAGACTACTGCAAGCTGGTGGACTCAACGCCTTGCGTGGTGACCTACGGCCGACACTGCGAGTGGGACGTGTGGTTTCCTGAAGCTGAAGAGGGAGGTGTCGGCTGCTTACCAGGGGCATGGGTATTGTTGAGCGATTGGACTGACGGGGGACTGTACCTTCGCAGCATGAAAAGGAGCCTGGAATTTGGCCCAAGGAAAGTGCTGTTTGAGGCGAGCAAGGGTGAGCCGCCTGCCTACAGCTACAATGGTCGAGTGTCGTTCGTCCCGGCTCACCGTCGCCAGCAGCTCCCAATAGCAGGAGGTCCGCAGAGGCCGAGCGAACAATATTCTGGAAACACGTTTGGGTACACCCCCACAGTGTCCGCTGCTCCATTAGCACTCTACTTGGGCACGCCTAGTCCTTAG